One Algoriphagus sp. Y33 genomic window, CTACCGGAGAAACTGATATCAATACAGTATCTGCTGCGGATATGACAGCAGCTGATTCTGCTGCTTTGGTATTAAGCTTCACTAACCTAGTAGGAATTCAACACGTGGACGATGCGTCTAACCCACTTTCAAGTCCAACGATTTCTACAGTAAGTGCTACGGAAGAAAGCAATGAAGTTTACTTTCTTTCGAGAGGTGCCAGCGCAGTCGATGCAAAACCTCTTAAGAAAATTAGAATCATCAGAAACGGTGAAGGCTATACGCTTCAGCATGCGGATGCAGATGCTACTGCTTTTGTCAGTGTGGATATTGCGAAGAACAACGACCTAAACTTTGTTTATTTCAGTTTTGAAGATGGCATTGTAGACGTAGAGCCAGGCAAAGCGTCTTGGGATATAGCATGGACTGCAGGTACCTCATCCACAAGTTTTGGAGGCGCACCTTTGGCATATTTCTTCCAAGATCTAGTTTATCATAATATATATGGTGGCGCAGGAGCTGCTCAGGTCCTTGAAGAAGATATTGCTTATGAAAACTTTACAGAACAAGATGCTGAGACACTCACTTTCAATACCACAGATAGATTGACTATTGGTTCAAGCTGGAGGACAACACAGCCTTCAGAAACTCCTCCGCACGCTTTTGATACGATATATTACATTGTTAAAGACTCCGAAGGAAATATCTACAAAGTAAGATTCCTATCTCTTACCAAAGACGGTGAAAGAGGCAAGCCAAGCTTGGAATTCGAGCTTGTATCGGATACACAATAACAATTATTAGGTTCAATATTTCGGAAAGGCCAGGGATAGCGAAAGCTGTTCTTGGTTTTTTTATTTTTAACCGCTGAGGTCACGGAGGATTACACAGAGGTCACAGAGGAAATGTGAGATACACGGAGCGGTTGGAGTTAAAAGTGTAAAAGGTTAATAGATTAAGGGTTAAAGGGGATGGAGGTTGAGGGATTGGATGATCACAGACTATACTGTTATCCTGCTTCTCCAGAAGCTGGACTTTTCCCTTTATTTTTTCTAATTAAAGCCCCAAAGCAAGATAGTTTTAATGGAGCAATGATGGCCATTTATAAACTGCGTGCTCAGCAAAACCTCTGTTTACCTTGTGGTTTAGAAAATGATCAATTTTCAAATTCAATGGTCAAGGGCAAGCCAACAATAATCTTTGCGCTCCTCTGTGCACTTTGTGGTTTAGAAAAGCCTCAATCCAAAATCCTTCTGGCAAAAAGAAAAGCATTTGACCAATATCGGTTGCTCAAGTAATCCTCGGACACACCGAGCGAAGTGGAAGAGTGGATAAAACGGACATCTCCCCGTGAAGTCTCAGTCACGATTCCGGAATGGGTCACCCCCTTCTTTTTTTTCCCCGTAGCAAAAAATAATATATCACCGGGTTTGATCTCGTTGGTGCGGATACTCTTACCCATTTTGCTTTGATCTGCCGAAATTCTGGGCATGGTAACTCCTACGGAATAAAAAGAATGATAAACTAAAGCAGAGCAATCCATCCCCGAGCGGGTAGTTCCACCATACCTATAGGGAGTTCCCGTATAGCTTCTAGCAGTCTGAATCACAGTATTAAAAGGCTCATTCGCTACTTTCTTTTTGGATGCGCAGGATGCGGCAAGCATCAATCCTAAAACAAGAAAAAAAGCGGTAAAACGGAATTGTTTGCGCAGCATAGTGGTTTTTGTTCTTTCAAGTATAAGTCGAAGCCGAACAGGAATCAATCTTTTTTTGTCAAAAAAAGCGTTTCATTTCCTTACCTTAACGAAAGCAATTGAAGATTATGAGCAAAGAAGAATTCACCAATCTTCCTTTCCACAAAAAAATAGCAACCCTCTACACCGAAGGTACTTTCGTTGTGGCTATCCGCTATTACAAGCATAAGGTGAATTTGTATTTGCTGGAAAATGAATACGTGGAGGTATTCTACAATCACAAGCAGGACAAAATCGATAAGATTGACTTTTTGCCACGCGATCATACAAGAATGAAATTCTATCTGGATCAGATTAAGCTGGCGTAGTATCTTCCCGTTAAAGTCTAATTGACAAAAATTTTCCCGCTGATTTACGCCGAAAAAGACTTCAATTTCCCCGCTGATACGCGCTGAAAATACGCTGATCTTCGCTGATTTTTTATTCCCAAGCCTAAGCATCTGCGAAAATCTGCGCTTGTTATCTGCGTCAATCTGCGGGAGACAGGATATAATCTTCGTAAATTATCTGCTTTTATCTGCGGGCAAGAAACTTAAATTGCCAGTCGTTTATAATCTGTTAGAGTTATCCGCAACAATCTGCGGGAAATCACGAAAAATTCAAGTAATTCGTACCGTTAATTCTAATACCTAATGAAGAGAAAAATCGCCCTGGTGACAGGTGGATATACTGGAGAATCTGTGATTTCTCTGAAAAGTGCCGCTGTGGTGGAAAAAACCATTGACCGAAATCTTTACGACGTTTACAAAATTCTGATTTATCCTGGGGATTGGCATTTTCTTTCCGTTTCGGGAGAAAAAATTCCGATAGATCTGAATGACTTCAGCATCCGGATTGGCGATGATAAAATCACGTTTGATGGAGTCTTCAATATCCTTCATGGTTCACCGGGAGAAGATGGGAAACTCGCAGGCTATTTCGATATGATCGGATTACCCTATACGACCTGCGATCAATTAACATCTGCTATCACCATGAACAAAGGCTACACCAAAGCCATTGTGGATGATATAGAGGAATTGCACATTGCCAAATCGCTTCAGCTTTTTGAAAACTCTCCGGCAAATCTCAAACGGGTGGGAAATGAGCTGACCCTACCGCTTTTCATCAAGCCTAACAATGGCGGGAGTTCCATTGGCATGAGCAAAGTAAAAACCTGGGAAGAATTGCCGGAAGCCTTGGAAAAAGCCTTTGCAGAAGATTCACAGGTATTGGTGGAAGAATTCGTATCCGGTCGTGAGTTTTCGATTGGATGCTACAGAGGAAAGGGAGAAATCACCGTTCTTCCGGCCACTGAGATCGTCAGTAGCAAAGAGTTTTTTGATTACGAAGCTAAATACGTTGCCGGTGTAACGGAAGAAATCACTCCCGGTAGACAATCAGAGGAAGAGTCAACTCGCGTGAATCGTATTATCCCAAAAATCTATGAAAAGCTCAACTGTAAAGGTGCTGTCCGCATTGACTATTTTCTTCAAAATGAAACCGGAAAATTCTATTTTATCGAAATAAACACGGTGCCGGGGCAAACTGAAACTAGTCTGATTTCCCAGCAAGTACGGGCAATCGGAATGGAAGTGAGGGATTTTTATACGGAGTTGATTGAAGAGATGTTTTGAAGACCGAAGTTAAAAACAAAGGCTTCCAGTTCTTCCGGAAGCCTTTGTTTTTATAGCTCAAATGCTTTTTTTATTCTGTCCACGTAGTCCAGTTTTTCCCACGTGAACAACTCAACATCAAGTTTGATCTCATCCCTGTAAGGGGAATAGAAAGTTTTGGTCACGACTTCATTGGTTCTCCCCATGTGACCATAAGCGGCAGTTTCTTCATAGATAGGATTTCTCAGCTTTAAGCGTTGCTCGATCGCATATGGACGCATATCGAAAATTTCCTCAATTTTCTTCGCTATAGCCCCATCGCTTGAGTTCACTTTGGCAGTTCCGTAAGTATTGATGTAAATACCCATTGGCTTAGCTACTCCGATAGCGTAAGAAACCTGTACCAAAACCTCATCTGCAACTCCTGCCGCAACCATATTCTTAGCAATATGACGCGTAGCATAGGCAGCAGAGCGGTCTACTTTCGAAGGATCTTTTCCTGAAAAAGCCCCTCCACCATGAGCGCCCTTTCCCCCATAAGTATCCACAATGATTTTTCTACCCGTCAGACCAGTGTCTCCATGTGGTCCGCCAATTACAAATTTCCCTGTTGGGTTGATGTGGTACTTAATTTCTGAAGTGAAAAGCTTCTGAATTTCCGGCTTCAGTTTCGCTACCACTCTTGGAATCAAGATGGAAATGATATCTGATTTGATTTTCGCAAGCATTTTTTCCTCTTCGTCAAAATCATCATGCTGCGTGGAAACTACAATAGCCTCAATCCGCTGAGGTACATTATCGTCACTGTATTCTATAGTCACCTGAGCTTTTGAGTCAGGCCGGATATAGGTGATATCTTTATTCTCTCTTCTCAGTTCTGCCAATTCACGAAGGATCATATGAGAAAGATCCAAAGCCAATGGCATGTAATTTTCGGTTTCGTTGGTAGCATAGCCAAACATCATCCCCTGATCTCCCGCACCCTGCTCCTCAGGACTCTGACGAACTACACCTTGATTGATTTCGGAAGACTGCTCATGAATTGCAGAAAGCACTCCGCATGAGTTCCCTTCAAACATGTATTCGCTTTTGGTGTAGCCGATTCTATTGATCACATCACGCGCGATTTTCTGTACATCCAAGTAGATATCGGAATTCACCTCACCTGCAAGAATCACCTGACCTGTTGTGACCAATGTCTCACAAGCTACTTTAGAGTTTGGGTCAAAAGCCAAAAAATTGTCAATTAACGCGTCAGAAATTTGATCTGCGATTTTATCAGGATGCCCCTCAGAAACGGACTCTGAGGTAAATAGATATGCCATAAATAAATGTTGGTAATACGTATTGTAAAGGAAGTCCAAAAATACGGGAACCGGGTGAAATAAAAAACCGGAAAAAGGAGATTAGGGAGGCTGATATAGACACAATCATTTAATTTCTTAATTCTTCCGGGAAGTATTCAAGACTCATAAAGTAAAACAGTGGGAATGATCAGGATTGCATTATAGACTGCGTGGAACAAAATCGCCTACCAAATCCCATGAGTGAGCCGAATATAGCTGAGAATCAACCCTATGAAAAACTGAGCCGCTACCAGAAAAGGAATCCAGTAAAAATGGTCTGCTAATTCAAAATTAGAAAAATTTCCCAAATGGATTAAAGCGAAGAAAGTTGAGGAGATGAAGACAACAAATTTGAGGTTCGGGGGCTGCTGTCGCATTACTCTAATTAGCAGGTAGACAAGGTAAACTACAAATACAGCTGTTACATACCATTGTTGACTAATCATTAGAATAGACATGCCCAACCCCCAGCAAATAGATGTTATTTTCAAATCAAGATGAAGTCTAAAAATCAATTCCTCTAGTAAAGGAGCCAAGAAAACCACAGCAAAAACTACCTGCAACTTGTTCTCAGCCAGCATTTGTTCCATTATTGAATCAAACTGATCTGCGCCTAACCAATCCATCAAAAAGGCAAATGGAATAGCAAAAGCCAATACAACAATTAGCAGCCCCAA contains:
- the metK gene encoding methionine adenosyltransferase, which gives rise to MAYLFTSESVSEGHPDKIADQISDALIDNFLAFDPNSKVACETLVTTGQVILAGEVNSDIYLDVQKIARDVINRIGYTKSEYMFEGNSCGVLSAIHEQSSEINQGVVRQSPEEQGAGDQGMMFGYATNETENYMPLALDLSHMILRELAELRRENKDITYIRPDSKAQVTIEYSDDNVPQRIEAIVVSTQHDDFDEEEKMLAKIKSDIISILIPRVVAKLKPEIQKLFTSEIKYHINPTGKFVIGGPHGDTGLTGRKIIVDTYGGKGAHGGGAFSGKDPSKVDRSAAYATRHIAKNMVAAGVADEVLVQVSYAIGVAKPMGIYINTYGTAKVNSSDGAIAKKIEEIFDMRPYAIEQRLKLRNPIYEETAAYGHMGRTNEVVTKTFYSPYRDEIKLDVELFTWEKLDYVDRIKKAFEL
- a CDS encoding D-alanine--D-alanine ligase gives rise to the protein MKRKIALVTGGYTGESVISLKSAAVVEKTIDRNLYDVYKILIYPGDWHFLSVSGEKIPIDLNDFSIRIGDDKITFDGVFNILHGSPGEDGKLAGYFDMIGLPYTTCDQLTSAITMNKGYTKAIVDDIEELHIAKSLQLFENSPANLKRVGNELTLPLFIKPNNGGSSIGMSKVKTWEELPEALEKAFAEDSQVLVEEFVSGREFSIGCYRGKGEITVLPATEIVSSKEFFDYEAKYVAGVTEEITPGRQSEEESTRVNRIIPKIYEKLNCKGAVRIDYFLQNETGKFYFIEINTVPGQTETSLISQQVRAIGMEVRDFYTELIEEMF
- a CDS encoding HmuY family protein gives rise to the protein MQQYRFLTFTALMASVTLLSSCNDDDTPEPVVVPPTESGLIEVNGGGAAYPNTAYIQFRTGTQTAVARESWDLAFSTGSDFKVLINGTTGAMASATGETDINTVSAADMTAADSAALVLSFTNLVGIQHVDDASNPLSSPTISTVSATEESNEVYFLSRGASAVDAKPLKKIRIIRNGEGYTLQHADADATAFVSVDIAKNNDLNFVYFSFEDGIVDVEPGKASWDIAWTAGTSSTSFGGAPLAYFFQDLVYHNIYGGAGAAQVLEEDIAYENFTEQDAETLTFNTTDRLTIGSSWRTTQPSETPPHAFDTIYYIVKDSEGNIYKVRFLSLTKDGERGKPSLEFELVSDTQ
- a CDS encoding C40 family peptidase, yielding MLRKQFRFTAFFLVLGLMLAASCASKKKVANEPFNTVIQTARSYTGTPYRYGGTTRSGMDCSALVYHSFYSVGVTMPRISADQSKMGKSIRTNEIKPGDILFFATGKKKKGVTHSGIVTETSRGDVRFIHSSTSLGVSEDYLSNRYWSNAFLFARRILD
- a CDS encoding CPBP family intramembrane metalloprotease produces the protein MLQPVFKDFLAFLKNPTKSDSYTKMPARSFLGLLIVVLAFAIPFAFLMDWLGADQFDSIMEQMLAENKLQVVFAVVFLAPLLEELIFRLHLDLKITSICWGLGMSILMISQQWYVTAVFVVYLVYLLIRVMRQQPPNLKFVVFISSTFFALIHLGNFSNFELADHFYWIPFLVAAQFFIGLILSYIRLTHGIW